A region of the Vigna unguiculata cultivar IT97K-499-35 chromosome 9, ASM411807v1, whole genome shotgun sequence genome:
aaatatataattaattaaaaacttgtagtatatttgtattgaaaaaattgagaaatatttataaatagataaatatttttgactaagaaaataaaaggttgcccttttatttaatttaatgaaattttaaatttttttagttgaaatcTTTTACTACAGGAAGAAGGTAAGAAAAAGATTAATGAAACGAAgtttccaaataaataaattacattaaagtattatattaattgaattaaattaaaaaatgagaaaaaaataaagatattgaaatattttcaaaatattttaaattgaaaactaaagaaaaatatctttttatatttaattttataaaatttaaaagttttttaattgaaatcttgtgttataaaaataaaggtaaataaaatattactaattatattattctagAAGATAAACAgtagtattaaataaaaatctaatcaaaaagttattttttatttaatttgataaaatttaaattttctaattgaaatcTTATGTTGgactaaaataatgttattaaattctaccccaaattgatataaaatttgtcCTGTTtcgataaccagagcaaaagttatggccGTTTGAAGTTTTGCTAAAAATCTACAAAACTTTTTAACTACAAACACCACTATATGACTCTAACAGCAACACACACTCACTGAAACACAAACACTACAATGGTagtatcatttcatttaaatttttattttttattacttgaaaataatttgtaattttattgataattaagaaatattatagaataaaatattattataataatggttgtgctaatcataatatataaaacttattcataaaatgttaaacatagaaaataatattaatgtactATTATTGGTAGCCCTTACATGGAAGAAATTGAGAATatcaaaccaaaaataaaaaataaaaaatctactaCCAATGGTCTTAATACAAAAAACCATAACCAATTGTTCATCCTCTAACACACGGATTCTGGAGAAGCGTTTGGAGTAACAAACTTTTTCCAGTAGGGATGACTCTGCCATACAATGTGCATTTCTTCGATGGGAACCCCTTTAGTCTCAGGTAGAAGTTTGAAGATGAATATTGTCATCGCAAAGACAAAGCATGCAAAGAACATGAAGAGTCCAAATTTCATGTGACAGAGCATTGTGGTGAAAATTTGTGCAATGACAAAGGTAAAGATCATGTTAACAGAAACATTAACACTTTGTGCAGCTGATCGCACCTCAAGCGGAAAAATTTCACTCGGAACCAACCACCCTAAAGGACCCCAAGACCATGCAAATCCTGCAACGTAGATACATATGCCGCACACAACCATGATAGCATACCACTTTGGCAACACTCCTGGGTTTCCATCAATTCCAAATTTGAGTCCAATCGCCATAGCTATCAGAATCTACaccaaaccaaataaaaatacaatattaattataatatatcaataaaaagaGTTTGAAGATTTTCACAAAGATTATGtcggaaaaagaaaatgttacctGACAGATAAGCATTTGTGCCCCTCCTTCTAAGAAAAGGGTACGTCTCCTGAACTTGTCAACAGTGAATATGGAGACTAGAGTGGCAATTGCGTTGCAAGCGCCGATGATCATGGCCGACATGAGAGAAGCAGTGGCTCCAAAACCAATGGTTTTAAACAAAATAGGAGCATAAAACATTATCACGTTCATGCCAGTGAGTTGTTGGAAGAAGGGAATGGCTATGGCAAACGTGAGTTGAGGTCTATATTGTCTCTTCAACAAAGAGACCCAAGGGTGTTTCACTGCTTTGGAGGATTCACTCGCTGCCATAAGATCCTCAAACTCTTGATCAATGTCCGTGGTTCCTCGAATTTTGATAAGTTCCTTCTTGGCCTTCTCATCAAGACCACGTTCAATTAAGGAACTCGGTGAATCTGGAAGAATGATTGCACCAAACATGATCATGATAGCAGGAACTATTGCACAACCCAAGCTATACCGCCATCCTTCCCCATTCTCCATTTTGGCAAAAATGTAGTTAAGAACATTGGCAACAAATATACCAATAGTGATTGCCAATTGGAACATCATATTAAGTGCTCCTCGGTACTTGTAGGGAGCAACCTCAGACATATAGATTGGCACAGACTGTCCACACAACTTTATTGCGTTAGCATTTTATGTACCATAATACGAAATATAaggaatgtttttcttttcaaagagaATATAACAAATATGTATGTTTATAACCTGATTGGCGCATCCAATTTCGAAGCCAAGTAGAATGCGACCAACAATGAGCATCCAAACATGTTGAGCGAAGCCATTCAATAGAGCACCAGCAAGAAAGAGCATACCGCCACAAAACATGATAGCTCGCCTTCCGGTGAGTTGAGTCACAGTGGATGCTAACACCGAGGCAACAAGTGCAGCCAAATACAAAGATGATGTAAACAACGTTAATGTTTGGCTATCGAATTTGCAGTATTGGTTATCAGAGGGCTTTATATTGTTCTCCTTTGCATACACTTCAGGAAAGAATTTCTTCAGAAACGGATCCATAGAAGTCACACCACCTACACATATTTATCTCTTTTGTAACCAAAACTATAATGATAAGATGTAAGAAAAACATGTtccgaaatatatatatatatatatatatatatatatatatatatatatatatatatatgaaatgtataCCAGATATGCCAAGGTCGTAGCCAAATATCAATCCTCCAAATGCAGCTACGAAGCATGCTACGAACACCCGAACAGTAAGTTTTCCTGGATAGTTCTTTGATTCTGAAGGGCCACTTGAGATGAAAGCTCCCGGCATTTTGAATGACCGAGAATTGAAAACTTCAACTCAAGTAAAattgagaagagaaaaaaaaaacttcaatgtATAAATGCTCCAATGTTACCTTAATTTATAGAGTGACGTTATTGCATtgcattgattgaattttatcttctagttatatcttttatctttttacatctttaaaagaataacttgttatatcttgaaagaaaaataaaatcttttatcttaaaaacataatttgataagttttaaatgattttcaattgaaatcttgtgccatagaaaaaaaaagttaataaaatattactaaagtatcattttctaaaattaaaaaaaatagaattaactaaaaatcttatagtataattatatttaaaaaatgagaaatatttaaaaatagatcaatattttaaactaaaaaataaaataaaaaagttacttttttattttattggataaaattttaaattgttttaattgaaatcttgtgatatagaaagaagataagaaaaaatattaataacatcaagttttctaaaaatcttaagggagaaatattaaaaatcttataatagaattatattaaaaaatgagaaaaaaataaaaaaatacataagcattttcaaagtattttaaattcaaaataaataaaaagtatcttttttaattgttttgataattttttttagtttcataattgaaatctaacataataaaaaaaataagatcatgaaatattagtaaaattatcattgtctaaaaaataaaaaaatataaatatatcgaAACATCgagaaatattcaaccataaatacatatttaaaaagcattttaaattaaaaatagaaaagattattattttttatttaatttgataacattttaagttttctaattgaaatattgtactacaaggaagaagataaggaaaatatcattcaaataatcttttctaaaagataaagataatagaattaaataaaaatcttataataaaattatattaaaaatatgtcaaaataaattaaaaaaatgcatgaatattttcaaaacattttaaattcaaaaccaaataatttttttttatttaatttgataaaattttaaagttttttaattccaatattgtgatataaaaaaaattaataagaaattagtaaaatatggttttctaaagaataaaatatataattaattaaaaaacttgtagtatatttgtattgaaaaaattgagaaatatttataaatagataaatatttttgactaagaaaaataaaaggttgcccttttatttaatttaatgaaattttaaatttttttagttgaaatcTTTTACTACAGGAAGAAGGTAAGAAAAAGATTAATGAAACGAAgtttccaaataaataaattacattaaagtattatattaattgaattaaattaaaaaaatgagaaaaaaaataaagatattgaaatattttcaaaatattttaaattgaaaactaaagaaaaatatctttttatatttaattttataaaatttaaaagttttttaattgaaatcttgtgttataaaaataaaggtaaataaaatattactaaattatattattctagaAGATAAACAgtagtattaaataaaaatctaatcaaaaagttatttttttatttaatttgataaaatttaaattttctaattgaaatcTTATGTTGgactaaaataatgttattaaattctaccccaaattgatataaaatttgtcCTGTTtcgataaccagagcaaaagttatggccGTTTGAAGTTTTGCTAAAAATCTACAAAACTTTTTAACTACAAACACCACTAATATGACTCTAACAGCAACACACACTCACTGAAACACAAACACTACAATGGttgtatcatttcatttaaattttattttttattacttgaaaataatttgtaattttattgataattaagaaaatattatagaataaaatattattataataatggttgtgctaatcataatatataaaacttattcataaaatgttaaacatagaaaataatattaatgtactATTATTGGTAGCCCTTACATGGAAGAAATTGAGAATatcaaaccaaa
Encoded here:
- the LOC114163507 gene encoding sugar transport protein 1-like, which codes for MPGAFISSGPSESKNYPGKLTVRVFVACFVAAFGGLIFGYDLGISGGVTSMDPFLKKFFPEVYAKENNIKPSDNQYCKFDSQTLTLFTSSLYLAALVASVLASTVTQLTGRRAIMFCGGMLFLAGALLNGFAQHVWMLIVGRILLGFEIGCANQSVPIYMSEVAPYKYRGALNMMFQLAITIGIFVANVLNYIFAKMENGEGWRYSLGCAIVPAIMIMFGAIILPDSPSSLIERGLDEKAKKELIKIRGTTDIDQEFEDLMAASESSKAVKHPWVSLLKRQYRPQLTFAIAIPFFQQLTGMNVIMFYAPILFKTIGFGATASLMSAMIIGACNAIATLVSIFTVDKFRRRTLFLEGGAQMLICQILIAMAIGLKFGIDGNPGVLPKWYAIMVVCGICIYVAGFAWSWGPLGWLVPSEIFPLEVRSAAQSVNVSVNMIFTFVIAQIFTTMLCHMKFGLFMFFACFVFAMTIFIFKLLPETKGVPIEEMHIVWQSHPYWKKFVTPNASPESVC